A single region of the Streptomyces sp. NBC_00425 genome encodes:
- a CDS encoding NAD(P)-binding domain-containing protein, which translates to MNAPALTELPVVVIGAGPAGLAAAAHLVDQGLEPLVLEAGPAAGAAVREWSHVKLFSTWGEVVDPTAEKLLAPTGWTRPDPATYPSGGDWAAQYLEPLAEVLGRRVRFGATVTGVSRSGRDRIVDADRESQPFVVHVAYADGREERIFARAVIDASGTWTTPSPAGAGGLPALGEKAAADRVAYRVPDLKDPAARARYAGRRTAVVGSGASAFTALAYLADLAESEDGTGTKAVWVLRRGISGSTFGGGSADQLPARGALGLAAKAAVDDGHADAVTGFRTDAIERDAGGRLVLIAEDGRRLEPVDEVIVLTGFRPDLSFLSEVRLDLDERLQAPVGLAPLIDPNQHSCGTVYPHGHRELSHPEQGVYLVGTKSYGRAPTFLAMTGYEQVRSVAAAIAGDLESADRVELTLPETGVCGGAGLFDAPEGDQDAGGCCAPAPALVQIGAVPAVEPNGENQAGGCCGS; encoded by the coding sequence GTGAACGCGCCTGCCCTCACCGAGCTGCCCGTCGTCGTGATCGGAGCCGGTCCCGCCGGTCTTGCCGCCGCCGCTCACCTCGTCGACCAGGGCCTGGAGCCGCTCGTCCTGGAGGCCGGACCGGCCGCGGGAGCAGCGGTACGGGAGTGGTCGCACGTGAAGCTGTTCTCCACGTGGGGCGAAGTGGTCGACCCGACCGCCGAGAAGCTCCTCGCTCCGACCGGCTGGACCCGGCCCGACCCGGCGACCTACCCCTCCGGCGGCGACTGGGCGGCGCAGTACCTGGAGCCCCTCGCCGAGGTCCTCGGCAGGCGTGTCCGCTTCGGCGCGACCGTGACCGGTGTTTCGAGGAGCGGCCGGGATCGCATCGTCGACGCCGACCGCGAGAGCCAGCCCTTCGTCGTGCACGTCGCGTACGCCGACGGTCGCGAGGAGCGGATCTTCGCCCGTGCGGTGATCGACGCGTCCGGCACCTGGACCACGCCCTCCCCGGCCGGCGCCGGCGGGCTTCCCGCCCTCGGCGAGAAGGCGGCGGCCGACCGCGTCGCCTACCGGGTCCCCGACCTCAAGGACCCCGCCGCCCGGGCCCGCTACGCAGGCAGGCGCACGGCGGTCGTCGGCTCCGGAGCGTCCGCCTTCACCGCACTCGCCTATCTGGCCGACCTCGCCGAGTCCGAGGACGGCACGGGCACGAAGGCGGTGTGGGTCCTGCGCCGCGGCATCTCCGGCTCCACCTTCGGCGGCGGCTCGGCCGACCAGCTGCCCGCACGCGGTGCGCTGGGCCTGGCGGCGAAGGCCGCGGTGGACGACGGCCACGCCGACGCGGTCACGGGCTTTCGCACCGACGCCATCGAACGCGACGCCGGCGGCCGGCTGGTCCTGATCGCCGAGGACGGCCGACGGCTGGAGCCGGTGGACGAGGTCATCGTGCTGACCGGGTTCCGCCCCGACCTGTCCTTCCTGTCCGAGGTCCGCCTCGACCTCGATGAGCGCCTCCAGGCCCCGGTCGGGCTGGCACCGCTGATCGACCCCAACCAGCACTCGTGCGGCACCGTCTACCCGCACGGTCACCGCGAACTGTCCCACCCCGAACAGGGCGTCTACCTCGTCGGGACGAAGTCCTACGGACGCGCCCCGACGTTCCTGGCGATGACCGGGTACGAGCAGGTCCGCTCCGTCGCCGCCGCGATCGCCGGTGACCTGGAATCCGCCGACCGCGTCGAACTCACCCTCCCGGAGACCGGGGTGTGCGGCGGCGCCGGACTGTTCGACGCCCCCGAGGGCGACCAGGACGCCGGCGGCTGCTGCGCGCCCGCGCCCGCCCTCGTTCAGATCGGTGCCGTCCCGGCCGTCGAGCCGAACGGGGAGAACCAGGCCGGCGGCTGCTGCGGCTCGTGA
- a CDS encoding ArsR/SmtB family transcription factor, translating into MMMSVDTDLMRVLADPVRLQIVTLLAEETLCSTHLIEETGVRQTNLSNHLKVLREAGVVETEPCGRFTYYRLRPDVIASLAGQFAALAEAARATAENNVKRSCP; encoded by the coding sequence ATGATGATGTCAGTCGACACTGATCTGATGCGGGTTCTCGCGGACCCGGTCCGGCTCCAGATCGTCACCCTGCTCGCCGAGGAGACGCTGTGCAGCACGCACCTGATCGAGGAGACGGGCGTCAGGCAGACCAACCTCTCCAACCATCTGAAGGTGCTGCGCGAGGCCGGGGTCGTGGAGACGGAGCCGTGCGGCCGGTTCACCTACTACCGGCTCAGGCCCGATGTCATCGCCTCTCTCGCGGGACAGTTCGCCGCTCTCGCCGAGGCGGCGCGCGCCACCGCCGAGAACAACGTCAAGCGGTCCTGCCCCTGA
- a CDS encoding aquaporin, whose product MTATEATENDRAGEAAVASAVTGHEPQPAPGATPPRAPLTARATAEFIGTALLVAVVIGSGIQAAELTRDVGVQLLANSIATVFGLGVLILLLGPVSGAHFNPVVTLAEWWTARRGGDGVTAREAAVYVPVQVVGAIAGAILADAMFGKPLAEWSTHDRSAGNLLLGEVVATAGLVLLIFGLARTGRLRFAPVAVASYIGAAYWFTSSTSFANPAVTVGRTFSDTFAGIAPGSLAGFVGAQLIGGTLGLALVALVFRPVRSAA is encoded by the coding sequence TTGACCGCCACTGAGGCCACCGAGAACGACCGCGCCGGAGAAGCCGCAGTCGCTTCGGCCGTGACGGGGCACGAGCCGCAGCCCGCCCCGGGCGCCACCCCGCCCCGCGCACCCCTGACCGCCAGGGCGACGGCCGAGTTCATCGGCACCGCCCTCCTGGTCGCCGTCGTGATCGGCTCCGGCATCCAGGCCGCCGAGCTCACGCGCGATGTCGGTGTGCAGCTGCTGGCCAACTCGATCGCCACGGTCTTCGGCCTCGGCGTCCTGATCCTGCTCCTGGGCCCGGTCTCGGGCGCCCACTTCAACCCCGTGGTCACCCTGGCCGAGTGGTGGACGGCGCGGCGCGGCGGCGACGGCGTCACGGCCCGCGAGGCGGCCGTCTACGTCCCCGTGCAGGTCGTCGGCGCGATCGCCGGCGCCATCCTGGCCGACGCGATGTTCGGCAAGCCGTTGGCCGAGTGGTCCACCCACGACCGCTCGGCCGGGAACCTCCTGCTGGGCGAGGTGGTGGCCACCGCCGGCCTGGTCCTGCTGATCTTCGGCCTGGCCCGCACCGGCCGGCTCCGCTTCGCACCCGTCGCGGTCGCCTCGTACATCGGCGCCGCGTACTGGTTCACCTCGTCCACGTCCTTCGCCAACCCTGCGGTGACGGTAGGGCGCACCTTCTCCGACACCTTCGCGGGCATCGCGCCCGGCTCCCTCGCGGGCTTCGTCGGCGCACAACTCATCGGCGGCACCCTCGGCCTGGCCCTGGTCGCGCTCGTCTTCCGCCCGGTCCGGTCGGCCGCATGA
- a CDS encoding ArsR/SmtB family transcription factor, with translation MSNIKALPLLAPKEVAEDVVPCCPPLTERPLTAEEAERTAAMFKALGDPVRLRLFSLVASHEGGEACVCDISDVGVSQPTVSHHLKKLKAAGLLTSERRGTWVYYKVEPSVVAAMGQMLGTLG, from the coding sequence ATGTCGAACATCAAGGCGTTGCCGCTGTTGGCCCCGAAGGAGGTCGCCGAGGACGTCGTGCCATGCTGCCCGCCGCTCACCGAGCGTCCACTGACGGCCGAGGAAGCCGAACGGACCGCCGCGATGTTCAAGGCGCTCGGCGATCCGGTGCGGCTCCGGCTGTTCTCGCTGGTCGCCTCGCACGAGGGCGGTGAGGCGTGCGTGTGCGACATCTCCGACGTCGGGGTCTCCCAGCCGACCGTCTCCCACCACCTGAAGAAGCTCAAGGCGGCCGGCCTGCTCACCTCCGAGCGGCGCGGCACGTGGGTGTACTACAAGGTGGAGCCGTCGGTGGTGGCCGCGATGGGACAGATGCTCGGCACCCTGGGCTGA
- a CDS encoding arsenate reductase ArsC: MSSSPLASVLFVCVHNAGRSQMAAGFLSDLAGDRIEVRSAGSVPGDQVNPAAVEAMKEVGVDIADAKPKVLTTEAVQASDYVITMGCGDACPIFPGKKYLDWALEDPAGKGVEAVRPIRDEIKTRIEALIAEIDAKQEA, translated from the coding sequence ATGTCCTCCAGCCCGCTCGCCTCCGTGCTGTTCGTCTGCGTCCACAACGCCGGCCGGTCGCAGATGGCCGCCGGATTCCTGTCCGACCTCGCGGGCGACCGGATCGAGGTCCGCTCGGCCGGCTCCGTCCCCGGCGACCAGGTCAACCCGGCCGCGGTCGAGGCGATGAAGGAAGTCGGCGTCGACATCGCCGACGCGAAGCCGAAGGTCCTCACCACCGAGGCCGTTCAGGCGTCCGACTACGTCATCACCATGGGCTGCGGCGACGCCTGTCCGATCTTCCCCGGCAAGAAGTACCTCGACTGGGCCCTGGAGGACCCGGCCGGCAAGGGCGTCGAGGCCGTGCGCCCGATCCGCGACGAGATCAAGACCCGCATCGAGGCACTGATCGCCGAGATCGACGCCAAGCAGGAGGCCTGA